Proteins from one Juglans microcarpa x Juglans regia isolate MS1-56 chromosome 1S, Jm3101_v1.0, whole genome shotgun sequence genomic window:
- the LOC121246962 gene encoding signal peptidase complex catalytic subunit SEC11C-like isoform X1, with the protein MGWIGETMDSIKSLQIRQVLTQAISLGMMVTSALIIWKALMCITGSESPVVVVISKSMEPGFKRGDILFLHMSKDPIRAGEIVVFNVDGRNIPIVHRVIKVHERQDTGEVDVLTKGDNNDDDDRVLYAHRQLWLQQHHIMGRAVGFLPYVGWATIIMTEKPIIKYILIGAVGLLITTSKD; encoded by the exons atgGGGTGGATAGGTGAGACGATGGACTCTATCAAATCCCTTCAGATCCGCCAGGTCCTTACCCAGGCGATCAGTCTTG GCATGATGGTTACTTCTGCTTTAATAATTTGGAAGGCATTGATGTGTATCACTGGCAGTGAGTCCCCTGTTGTTGTTGTAATTTCTAAAAGCATGGAACCTGGCTTCAAGAGG GGAGACATCTTGTTCTTACACATGAGCAAAGATCCTATTCGTGCAGGGGAGATTGTTGTTTTCAATGTTGAT gGTCGCAACATTCCAATTGTCCATCGTGTAATTAAG GTCCATGAAAGGCAAGATACTGGCGAGGTTGATGTCCTTACAAAAG GagataataatgatgatgacgaCAGGGTTTTGTATGCTCATCGCCAGCTCTGGCTTCAACAGCACCATATAATGGGCAGAGCTGTAGG GTTCCTACCTTATGTTGGCTGGGCGACGATTATCATGACTGAAAAGCCAATTATCAAG TATATTCTTATTGGTGCAGTGGGGTTGCTCATTACAACATCCAAAGATTGA
- the LOC121246961 gene encoding O-fucosyltransferase 13-like isoform X2 encodes MRRDLCDGVSIARLLNATLVLPKFEVAAYWNESSGFADVFDVEYFIRQMNGFVKVVKELPSEIASKEPFRVDCSKRRGQFDYVESVLPSLLEHNYISITPAMSQRRDRYPLYAKAALCQACYSALRLTRSLKKKASELLEAIPKPFLSLHLRFEPDMVAYSRCEYSGLSSASINTIEAARGDRKPWTGELARIWRKRGRCPLTPNETAFILQALSIPTNTNIYLAAGDGLMELEGLTSVYTNVVTKSSLLTGEDFTSMHGNTKAALDYHVSINSDSYVATYFGNMDKMVAAMRALKGLYKTLFLSRRAFAEFTSQGFRGKDLMQALWKAHRDDYVMGRGSALPDCFCEFTL; translated from the exons ATGCGAAGAGAT TTGTGCGATGGTGTTAGTATTGCACGTCTGTTAAATGCAACCCTGGTTTTGCCAAAGTTTGAAGTGGCTGCATATTGGAATGAATCAAG CGGCTTTGCAGATGTATTTGATGTCGAATACTTTATTCGCCAGATGAATGGCTTTGTTAAGGTTGTGAAAGAGTTGCCATCAGAGATTGCATCGAAAGAGCCTTTTCGAGTAGACTGTAGCAAACGCCGAGGCCAATTTGATTACGTTGAAAGTGTTCTTCCATCATTGTTGgaacataattatatttcaattacACCGGCAATGAGCCAAAGAAGAGACAG GTATCCTCTATATGCTAAAGCTGCCCTTTGTCAAGCTTGTTACAGTGCATTGCGCCTCACAAGATCCTTGAAGAAGAAAGCCTCTGAGCTTCTAGAAGCCATACCCAAACCCTTTCTCTCACTTCATCTTCGTTTCGAACCTGACATGGTAGCATACAGCCGATGCGAATACTCGGGCCTTTCTTCTGCCTCCATCAACACCATTGAGGCTGCACGAGGAGATAGAAAACCATGGACTGGAGAGTTGGCTCGCATTTGGAGAAAACGAGGGAGGTGTCCTCTTACCCCTAATGAAACGGCCTTCATACTTCAAGCACTTTCCATtcccacaaacacaaatatatatctCGCAGCTGGGGATGGTCTGATGGAACTTGAAGGTTTAACATCTGTTTACACCAATGTAGTTACCAAGTCTAGCCTCCTTACTGGAGAGGATTTCACGAGTATGCATGGGAACACAAAAGCCGCATTGGATTATCACGTGTCTATTAACAGTGATTCTTATGTGGCAACATATTTTGGAAATATGGATAAGATGGTTGCGGCAATGAGAGCTTTGAAGGGGTTGtacaaaactctttttttaagCAGACGAGCTTTTGCAGAGTTCACTTCACAGGGTTTTAGAGGGAAAGATTTGATGCAAGCCCTATGGAAGGCTCACAGAGATGATTATGTCATGGGAAGAGGGTCTGCTTTGCCCGACTGTTTTTGTGAATTTACCTTGTGA
- the LOC121247197 gene encoding DEAD-box ATP-dependent RNA helicase 15-like isoform X1, which produces MGEVKDNDYEEELVDFEDDDPKALDSASARPEADSAKKGYVGIHSSGFRDFLLKPELLRAIVDSGFEHPSEVQHECIPQAILGMDVICQAKSGMGKTAVFVLSTLQQIEPVAGQVAALVLCHTRELAYQICHEFERFSTYLPDLRVAVFYGGVNIKIHKDMLKNECPHVVVGTPGRILALARDKDLGLKNVRHFILDECDKMLESLDMRRDVQEIFKMTPHDKQVMMFSATLSKEIRPVCKKFMQEPMEIYVDDETKLTLHGLVQHYILLKEAEKNRKLNDLLDALDFNQVVIFVKSVHRAAELNKLLEECNFPSICIHSGMAQEERLKRYKNFKEGQSRILVATDLVGRGIDIERVNIVINYDMPDSADTYLHRVGRAGRFGTKGLAITFVSSAGDSDVLNQVQSRFEVDIKELPEQIDTSSYMPS; this is translated from the exons ATGGGTGAAGTGAAGGACAACGACTACGAGGAAGAGCTCGTCGACTTTGAAGACGATGACCCTAAGGCCCTCGACTCCGCCTCAGCCAGACCCGAAGCTGATTCCGCCAAGAA GGGCTATGTTGGGATTCACAGTTCGGGATTCAGAGACTTCCTGTTGAAACCAGAGCTTCTTCGAGCCATTGTGGATTCGGGATTTGAACATCCATCAGAAG TGCAACATGAGTGCATCCCCCAAGCTATCCTAGGAATGGATGTCATCTGTCAAGCAAAATCTGGGATGGGGAAAACTGCTGTCTTTGTTCTATCCACCCTTCAGCAGATCGAACCTGTTGCTGGTCAAGTTGCAGCTCTTGTTCTTTGCCACACAAGAGAACTAGCTTACCAG ATTTGTCATGAATTTGAGAGGTTCAGTACCTATTTGCCTGACCTCAGGGTTGCTGTCTTCTATGGTGGTGTCAATATTAAGATTCACAAGGATATGTTGAAAAATGAATGCCCTCACGTTGTTGTTGGAACACCTGGAAGAATCTTGGCTCTAGCCAGGGATAAAGATCTTGGGTTAAAGAATGTGAGGCATTTCATTCTTGATGAGTGTGATAAGATGCTAGAATCACTTG ACATGAGGAGAGATGTGCAGGAAATCTTCAAGATGACTCCTCATGACAAGCAAGTAATGATGTTTTCAGCAACTCTAAGTAAGGAGATTCGTCCTGTGTGCAAAAAATTTATGCAAGAG CCAATGGagatatatgttgatgatgagACCAAGTTGACTCTTCATGGTCTTGTACAG CACTACATTTTATTGAAAGAAGCTGAGAAAAACCGCAAATTGAATGATCTTCTTGATGCATTGGACTTCAATCAAGTTGTCATTTTTGTCAAAAGTGTCCACAGAGCAGCTGAGCTGAACAAGTTGCTTGAGGAGTGCAACTTCCCCTCTATCTGCATTCATTCAGGAATGGCTCAGGAGGAAAG GTTGAAACGTTACAAGAATTTCAAGGAGGGGCAATCAAGAATTCTCGTTGCAACAGACTTAGTTGGAAGGGGGATTGATATTGAGCGTGTTAACATTGTTATCAACTATGACATGCCAGATTCTGCTGATACATACCTACACAGG GTGGGAAGGGCTGGTAGGTTTGGGACCAAGGGGCTTGCAATTACATTTGTCTCATCTGCTGGCGACTCAGATGTCCTTAATCAG gttCAATCAAGGTTTGAGGTGGACATAAAGGAGCTTCCAGAGCAAATTGATACTTCATCTTATA TGCCATCGTGA
- the LOC121246960 gene encoding pentatricopeptide repeat-containing protein At1g52640, mitochondrial: MATRSVSCKPKTLYSVLHFLHKPQHQRLRPFSSHNPPLSDQPLPHLVNEISRILSDHRNPHDDLELSLDTFSTQMSTNLVEQVLKRCKNLGFSAHRFFLWAKTIPGFEHNFENYQILVDILGSSKQFAILWDFLIEMREARCCEINPKIFWVIFKVYSRANLPEDAIRAFNRMVDFDIKPGVDDLDQLLYVLCKRKHVRQAQQFFDKVKSGFVLNAKAYTILMRGWGDICEPNEARKLFDEMLERGCKVDVSAYNSLLEALCKGGDVDEAYKMFREMGSQGVDPDACTYSVFIRAYCVANDIHSAFRVLDRMKRYNISPNVYTYNCIIKKLCKNERVDEAYQLLDEMIERGVRPDGWSYNTILAYHCDHCEVNMALRLISKMEKYNCMPDRHTYNMTLKLLIRVGRFDRATAVWESMGERGFYPSVSTYAVMVHGLCQKKGKLEEACKYIERMIDEGIPPYTSTVDLLRNRLLGLGFLDRIEILADKMDRSTSCSIQEQAGMMRGNKACKTSRIEETDLESE, translated from the coding sequence ATGGCCACAAGGTCCGTCTCCTGTAAACCAAAAACCCTGTATTCTGTCCTCCACTTTCTTCACAAACCCCAACACCAACGTCTCCGGCCTTTCTCTTCGCACAATCCACCACTCTCAGACCAACCATTACCACACCTTGTCAACGAGATCTCTCGAATACTCAGTGACCATCGGAACCCTCATGACGACTTAGAACTCTCCCTCGACACATTCTCAACTCAAATGTCTACAAACTTGGTGGAGCAGGTCTTGAAGAGGTGCAAGAATCTTGGGTTCTCTGCTCACAGGTTCTTTCTTTGGGCTAAAACAATTCCGGGCTTTGAGCATAATTTTGAGAACTATCAGATCTTGGTTGATATCCTGGGAAGTAGTAAGCAGTTTGCTATATTATGGGATTTTCTTATAGAAATGAGAGAGGCTCGTTGTTGTGAGATTAATCCAAAAATTTTCTGggttatttttaaagtttatagtAGAGCTAATCTTCCGGAAGATGCGATTCGAGCTTTCAATAGAATGGTTGATTTTGATATCAAGCCGGGAGTTGATGATCTTGACCAGCTTTTGTATGTGTTATGCAAAAGGAAGCACGTGAGGCAGGCCCAACAATTTTTTGATAAAGTAAAGAGTGGGTTCGTGCTGAATGCGAAAGCTTATACCATTTTGATGAGAGGATGGGGAGATATCTGCGAGCCAAATGAGGCGCGCAAGCTGTTCGATGAAATGCTCGAACGAGGATGTAAGGTGGATGTTTCAGCATATAATAGTTTGTTGGAGGCTCTATGCAAAGGTGGGGATGTGGATGAAGCGTACAAGATGTTTCGGGAGATGGGGTCTCAAGGAGTTGACCCTGATGCTTGTACTTACTCGGTTTTCATCCGAGCGTATTGTGTAGCTAATGATATACATTCGGCTTTTAGGGTTCTTGATAGAATGAAGAGATATAATATTTCACCTAATGTTTATACTTACAATTGCATTATCAAGAAACTTTGTAAGAATGAAAGGGTAGATGAGGCTTACCAACTTTTAGATGAAATGATTGAGAGGGGAGTTAGACCGGATGGTTGGAGTTACAATACCATTCTGGCTTACCATTGTGATCACTGTGAAGTGAATATGGCTCTTAGGTTGATTTCTAAGATGGAGAAATACAATTGCATGCCAGACCGGCATACCTATAACATGACGCTCAAATTACTAATCAGGGTAGGAAGATTTGACAGGGCAACTGCAGTTTGGGAAAGTATGGGGGAGAGAGGGTTTTATCCTTCAGTTTCAACATATGCTGTCATGGTTCATGGCTTATGCCAGAAGAAAGGTAAACTAGAGGAGGCATGTAAGTATATTGAGAGGATGATTGATGAAGGAATACCACCGTATACTTCTACCGTCGATTTGTTAAGGAACCGTCTGTTGGGATTAGGTTTCTTGGACCGTATTGAGATACTTGCAGATAAAATGGACCGAAGCACTTCCTGTTCAATACAGGAACAGGCAGGCATGATGAGAGGTAATAAGGCTTGTAAGACCTCAAGAATTGAGGAGACAGATCTTGAAAGCGAGTAA
- the LOC121246961 gene encoding O-fucosyltransferase 13-like isoform X1, translating into MVALSVKSLFTILVVSLALLLAIILLAPSSPFSQISLPFNSPLKSDIWTVRRIVEWRPCKWWLQGDLTALPVETNGYIRVDCYGGLNQMRRDLCDGVSIARLLNATLVLPKFEVAAYWNESSGFADVFDVEYFIRQMNGFVKVVKELPSEIASKEPFRVDCSKRRGQFDYVESVLPSLLEHNYISITPAMSQRRDRYPLYAKAALCQACYSALRLTRSLKKKASELLEAIPKPFLSLHLRFEPDMVAYSRCEYSGLSSASINTIEAARGDRKPWTGELARIWRKRGRCPLTPNETAFILQALSIPTNTNIYLAAGDGLMELEGLTSVYTNVVTKSSLLTGEDFTSMHGNTKAALDYHVSINSDSYVATYFGNMDKMVAAMRALKGLYKTLFLSRRAFAEFTSQGFRGKDLMQALWKAHRDDYVMGRGSALPDCFCEFTL; encoded by the exons ATGGTGGCTTTGTCAGTGAAATCCTTGTTTACCATTCTAGTGGTCTCTCTTGCTCTCCTTCTCGCTATCATTTTGCTTGCCCCTTCTTCTCCGTTCTCCCAGATCTCACTTCCTTTCAATTCACCTCT aAAATCAGATATATGGACTGTCCGGAGAATCGTTGAATGGAGACCTTGCAAGTGGTGGCTACAAGGAGATCTAACTG CTCTGCCAGTAGAGACTAATGGATATATCCGAGTGGATTGCTATGGTGGCCTCAATCAGATGCGAAGAGAT TTGTGCGATGGTGTTAGTATTGCACGTCTGTTAAATGCAACCCTGGTTTTGCCAAAGTTTGAAGTGGCTGCATATTGGAATGAATCAAG CGGCTTTGCAGATGTATTTGATGTCGAATACTTTATTCGCCAGATGAATGGCTTTGTTAAGGTTGTGAAAGAGTTGCCATCAGAGATTGCATCGAAAGAGCCTTTTCGAGTAGACTGTAGCAAACGCCGAGGCCAATTTGATTACGTTGAAAGTGTTCTTCCATCATTGTTGgaacataattatatttcaattacACCGGCAATGAGCCAAAGAAGAGACAG GTATCCTCTATATGCTAAAGCTGCCCTTTGTCAAGCTTGTTACAGTGCATTGCGCCTCACAAGATCCTTGAAGAAGAAAGCCTCTGAGCTTCTAGAAGCCATACCCAAACCCTTTCTCTCACTTCATCTTCGTTTCGAACCTGACATGGTAGCATACAGCCGATGCGAATACTCGGGCCTTTCTTCTGCCTCCATCAACACCATTGAGGCTGCACGAGGAGATAGAAAACCATGGACTGGAGAGTTGGCTCGCATTTGGAGAAAACGAGGGAGGTGTCCTCTTACCCCTAATGAAACGGCCTTCATACTTCAAGCACTTTCCATtcccacaaacacaaatatatatctCGCAGCTGGGGATGGTCTGATGGAACTTGAAGGTTTAACATCTGTTTACACCAATGTAGTTACCAAGTCTAGCCTCCTTACTGGAGAGGATTTCACGAGTATGCATGGGAACACAAAAGCCGCATTGGATTATCACGTGTCTATTAACAGTGATTCTTATGTGGCAACATATTTTGGAAATATGGATAAGATGGTTGCGGCAATGAGAGCTTTGAAGGGGTTGtacaaaactctttttttaagCAGACGAGCTTTTGCAGAGTTCACTTCACAGGGTTTTAGAGGGAAAGATTTGATGCAAGCCCTATGGAAGGCTCACAGAGATGATTATGTCATGGGAAGAGGGTCTGCTTTGCCCGACTGTTTTTGTGAATTTACCTTGTGA
- the LOC121247197 gene encoding DEAD-box ATP-dependent RNA helicase 15-like isoform X2, which produces MGEVKDNDYEEELVDFEDDDPKALDSASARPEADSAKKGYVGIHSSGFRDFLLKPELLRAIVDSGFEHPSEVQHECIPQAILGMDVICQAKSGMGKTAVFVLSTLQQIEPVAGQVAALVLCHTRELAYQICHEFERFSTYLPDLRVAVFYGGVNIKIHKDMLKNECPHVVVGTPGRILALARDKDLGLKNVRHFILDECDKMLESLDMRRDVQEIFKMTPHDKQVMMFSATLSKEIRPVCKKFMQEPMEIYVDDETKLTLHGLVQHYILLKEAEKNRKLNDLLDALDFNQVVIFVKSVHRAAELNKLLEECNFPSICIHSGMAQEERLKRYKNFKEGQSRILVATDLVGRGIDIERVNIVINYDMPDSADTYLHRVQSRFEVDIKELPEQIDTSSYMPS; this is translated from the exons ATGGGTGAAGTGAAGGACAACGACTACGAGGAAGAGCTCGTCGACTTTGAAGACGATGACCCTAAGGCCCTCGACTCCGCCTCAGCCAGACCCGAAGCTGATTCCGCCAAGAA GGGCTATGTTGGGATTCACAGTTCGGGATTCAGAGACTTCCTGTTGAAACCAGAGCTTCTTCGAGCCATTGTGGATTCGGGATTTGAACATCCATCAGAAG TGCAACATGAGTGCATCCCCCAAGCTATCCTAGGAATGGATGTCATCTGTCAAGCAAAATCTGGGATGGGGAAAACTGCTGTCTTTGTTCTATCCACCCTTCAGCAGATCGAACCTGTTGCTGGTCAAGTTGCAGCTCTTGTTCTTTGCCACACAAGAGAACTAGCTTACCAG ATTTGTCATGAATTTGAGAGGTTCAGTACCTATTTGCCTGACCTCAGGGTTGCTGTCTTCTATGGTGGTGTCAATATTAAGATTCACAAGGATATGTTGAAAAATGAATGCCCTCACGTTGTTGTTGGAACACCTGGAAGAATCTTGGCTCTAGCCAGGGATAAAGATCTTGGGTTAAAGAATGTGAGGCATTTCATTCTTGATGAGTGTGATAAGATGCTAGAATCACTTG ACATGAGGAGAGATGTGCAGGAAATCTTCAAGATGACTCCTCATGACAAGCAAGTAATGATGTTTTCAGCAACTCTAAGTAAGGAGATTCGTCCTGTGTGCAAAAAATTTATGCAAGAG CCAATGGagatatatgttgatgatgagACCAAGTTGACTCTTCATGGTCTTGTACAG CACTACATTTTATTGAAAGAAGCTGAGAAAAACCGCAAATTGAATGATCTTCTTGATGCATTGGACTTCAATCAAGTTGTCATTTTTGTCAAAAGTGTCCACAGAGCAGCTGAGCTGAACAAGTTGCTTGAGGAGTGCAACTTCCCCTCTATCTGCATTCATTCAGGAATGGCTCAGGAGGAAAG GTTGAAACGTTACAAGAATTTCAAGGAGGGGCAATCAAGAATTCTCGTTGCAACAGACTTAGTTGGAAGGGGGATTGATATTGAGCGTGTTAACATTGTTATCAACTATGACATGCCAGATTCTGCTGATACATACCTACACAGG gttCAATCAAGGTTTGAGGTGGACATAAAGGAGCTTCCAGAGCAAATTGATACTTCATCTTATA TGCCATCGTGA
- the LOC121246962 gene encoding signal peptidase complex catalytic subunit SEC11C-like isoform X2 → MMVTSALIIWKALMCITGSESPVVVVISKSMEPGFKRGDILFLHMSKDPIRAGEIVVFNVDGRNIPIVHRVIKVHERQDTGEVDVLTKGDNNDDDDRVLYAHRQLWLQQHHIMGRAVGFLPYVGWATIIMTEKPIIKYILIGAVGLLITTSKD, encoded by the exons ATGATGGTTACTTCTGCTTTAATAATTTGGAAGGCATTGATGTGTATCACTGGCAGTGAGTCCCCTGTTGTTGTTGTAATTTCTAAAAGCATGGAACCTGGCTTCAAGAGG GGAGACATCTTGTTCTTACACATGAGCAAAGATCCTATTCGTGCAGGGGAGATTGTTGTTTTCAATGTTGAT gGTCGCAACATTCCAATTGTCCATCGTGTAATTAAG GTCCATGAAAGGCAAGATACTGGCGAGGTTGATGTCCTTACAAAAG GagataataatgatgatgacgaCAGGGTTTTGTATGCTCATCGCCAGCTCTGGCTTCAACAGCACCATATAATGGGCAGAGCTGTAGG GTTCCTACCTTATGTTGGCTGGGCGACGATTATCATGACTGAAAAGCCAATTATCAAG TATATTCTTATTGGTGCAGTGGGGTTGCTCATTACAACATCCAAAGATTGA